The Chryseolinea soli genome contains a region encoding:
- a CDS encoding outer membrane beta-barrel protein: MKVRSISKVALCLCLLGPAVHAQTTKGSFLLGGSLSFQSGKSKYNYSSSTFNSESKSTTFSIRPSISYFVIDQLAVGVVTPYSYTKIKSDGVQSTGSSYTIGPVVRYYFPLGDQWAVFPEVAYSYGWLWTKTPNFVPATGDYESLKINGHTSIFQGGVGLVYFLNPSIGIEGKVYYQNRTDSEERGERTGVVPTGIDQSSFNFSVGLQVYFARNAK; encoded by the coding sequence ATGAAAGTCAGATCTATTTCCAAGGTCGCGTTGTGCCTATGTCTTCTCGGCCCTGCCGTCCATGCCCAAACCACAAAAGGAAGCTTCCTGCTGGGAGGCTCGCTCAGCTTCCAGAGTGGCAAAAGCAAGTACAACTACTCCAGCAGCACCTTTAATTCTGAAAGCAAAAGCACCACGTTTTCGATCCGTCCCAGCATTTCTTATTTCGTTATCGACCAACTGGCCGTAGGCGTGGTCACGCCCTACAGCTACACCAAAATAAAATCAGACGGCGTGCAATCGACTGGGTCGAGCTACACGATCGGTCCCGTGGTGCGCTACTATTTCCCCTTGGGGGATCAATGGGCCGTTTTCCCGGAAGTAGCCTATAGCTACGGATGGCTTTGGACCAAGACCCCCAATTTCGTGCCTGCCACGGGCGACTACGAAAGTCTCAAGATAAATGGGCACACCAGTATTTTCCAAGGCGGCGTGGGGCTGGTATATTTCCTGAACCCGAGCATTGGCATAGAAGGAAAAGTCTATTACCAGAACCGGACCGATTCCGAGGAACGCGGCGAGCGCACGGGAGTCGTTCCGACCGGCATCGACCAATCGTCCTTCAATTTTAGCGTTGGTTTGCAAGTATACTTTGCGCGAAACGCAAAATAA
- a CDS encoding nuclear transport factor 2 family protein — translation METPISNKEIVLDFWKRAIGQGDLEVAGQCIAEDYIQHSASGKPGKAALLEALAMFKQMPKPENPPKPFLRIIADGDYVALHMLITFGGHTMIVLDMVRLQNARFAEHWDAIQPMSEATAHAAIDGPTQINDLVQTESNKQRITDFAQTVLKEGQWEQAADFVSSGIVTHDPEAKSGLPGWKEMLRRCTFEKTYRIIGEGNFVMTQSRVLQNETPYACYDLYRLDKSKIVEHWRVKQPIPATLLHNNGMF, via the coding sequence ATGGAAACTCCGATATCAAACAAAGAAATCGTACTCGATTTTTGGAAACGCGCCATTGGTCAAGGCGACCTGGAGGTAGCCGGGCAATGTATAGCTGAAGATTACATTCAGCACAGCGCATCCGGCAAACCGGGCAAGGCCGCATTACTGGAAGCTTTGGCCATGTTCAAGCAAATGCCAAAACCCGAAAATCCTCCAAAGCCTTTCCTGCGCATCATCGCCGATGGCGACTACGTTGCGCTTCACATGCTCATCACCTTTGGCGGCCACACGATGATCGTGCTTGACATGGTGCGTCTTCAAAACGCCCGGTTTGCCGAGCATTGGGATGCCATCCAACCGATGAGCGAGGCCACGGCACATGCCGCCATCGATGGCCCAACCCAAATCAATGACCTCGTGCAGACCGAATCCAACAAGCAGCGGATAACAGACTTTGCACAAACGGTGCTCAAAGAAGGGCAGTGGGAGCAGGCGGCAGATTTTGTGTCCTCCGGGATCGTCACACATGACCCGGAGGCGAAGTCCGGGTTGCCCGGTTGGAAAGAGATGCTTCGACGCTGCACGTTTGAAAAGACATACCGTATCATCGGGGAAGGAAATTTTGTAATGACGCAATCCCGTGTGCTTCAAAACGAAACGCCTTACGCCTGTTATGATCTCTATCGTCTTGATAAAAGTAAGATCGTCGAGCACTGGCGCGTAAAGCAACCGATACCCGCAACACTTCTTCACAACAACGGCATGTTCTGA
- a CDS encoding outer membrane beta-barrel protein → MKNLFPSLTALWLCLAVSSSMAQTSKGTFLLGGSLGFSSGHSTSTYDYLSTPSKQKQSTISLAPNVSYFVIDRLSIGIVTPLSYTQYKREDIDQKTTYRSYSIGPLIRYYFPLGSHWAIFPEASYSYGWMETMGHYSINGDVFRQTFRGNARNLQGGLGLTYFLNPNIGLEGKFRYQSMRDTYNHAGLDHVDNNSFDFTIGVQVYLFRNTQ, encoded by the coding sequence ATGAAAAACCTATTCCCCTCCCTGACAGCGCTATGGCTTTGCCTGGCCGTTTCTTCCAGCATGGCTCAAACCTCAAAAGGCACTTTTCTATTAGGTGGTTCGCTGGGTTTTTCCAGCGGGCACTCGACCAGTACATATGATTATCTAAGCACGCCTTCCAAGCAAAAACAATCCACCATCAGTCTCGCCCCAAACGTCTCCTATTTTGTGATCGACCGTCTGAGCATTGGCATCGTGACGCCACTTTCGTATACGCAGTATAAACGGGAGGATATCGATCAGAAAACAACGTACCGATCCTATTCGATTGGACCGCTCATCCGGTATTATTTTCCACTGGGAAGCCACTGGGCTATTTTTCCGGAGGCAAGCTATAGCTACGGCTGGATGGAGACCATGGGACATTATTCTATCAACGGCGATGTCTTTAGGCAAACGTTTCGCGGGAACGCGCGGAATTTGCAAGGCGGTCTGGGCTTAACTTATTTTCTTAACCCCAACATTGGCTTGGAGGGGAAATTCCGCTATCAGTCCATGCGCGATACCTACAATCACGCCGGGCTGGACCACGTCGACAACAACTCGTTTGACTTCACGATCGGTGTGCAAGTATACCTCTTCAGAAATACACAATAA
- a CDS encoding outer membrane beta-barrel protein translates to MKINVTLQFLLCFCFMASVSFGQTDKGSFLLGGSIGFAHNNTTTYITNSGSTETRSFTIDAQPSISYFIIDRLAVGLITPYSYSKIKSKYAGSESTSTDKSYSVGPAVRYYFPLGSEWAIFPEASYSYGWTWNNDLTNKTRVFQGGVGLVYFLNQSVGVEGRAFYRNAHTNYEDVPGAYRGRSSDEPNFNFSLGVQIYFAGKANP, encoded by the coding sequence ATGAAAATCAACGTTACGCTCCAGTTCCTCCTGTGTTTTTGTTTTATGGCCAGTGTCAGCTTTGGTCAAACCGATAAAGGAAGCTTCCTGCTGGGCGGCTCTATCGGATTCGCCCACAATAACACGACAACGTACATTACAAACTCCGGCTCTACAGAAACCAGGTCGTTCACGATCGACGCGCAGCCCAGCATCTCATATTTTATCATCGACCGGCTAGCCGTCGGGTTGATCACACCCTATAGTTATTCCAAAATAAAATCCAAGTATGCTGGAAGCGAATCGACGTCGACGGATAAATCTTATTCTGTTGGCCCGGCCGTGAGGTACTATTTTCCCCTGGGAAGTGAGTGGGCCATTTTCCCGGAGGCAAGCTACAGCTATGGATGGACGTGGAACAACGACCTGACCAATAAGACAAGGGTTTTCCAAGGTGGCGTCGGGCTTGTCTATTTTCTTAATCAAAGTGTTGGTGTGGAAGGAAGGGCATTTTATAGAAATGCACATACCAACTATGAAGACGTTCCCGGCGCTTACCGCGGAAGGAGTTCCGATGAGCCGAACTTTAATTTTAGTCTGGGTGTGCAGATATACTTTGCCGGGAAAGCAAACCCATAA
- a CDS encoding outer membrane beta-barrel protein, with product MKNLFTSLAVLWLCLAVSSSFAQTSKGAFLLGGSLGFSSGHTNTTYNYPAISRKEKQSAIGVDPNVSYFVIDHLSVGVVTPFMYRWYKTEGVDQKTTYTSYSVGPLIRYYFHLGNQWAIFPEASYSYGWTVTKGYSYLSGDIVPVTYRGNTRNLQGGLGLVYFLNPNIGVEGKFRYQSMRDTYNRTDVGLDHTDNNAFDFTIGLQVYLFRNTQ from the coding sequence ATGAAAAACCTATTTACTTCTCTGGCAGTGCTATGGCTTTGCCTGGCCGTTTCTTCGAGTTTTGCACAAACTTCAAAAGGCGCTTTTCTATTAGGCGGTTCCCTGGGATTTTCCAGCGGGCACACGAACACGACCTATAATTACCCCGCGATTTCCCGCAAGGAAAAGCAATCAGCAATCGGCGTCGATCCCAACGTTTCCTATTTTGTGATCGACCACCTGAGCGTTGGCGTGGTGACCCCATTTATGTATAGGTGGTATAAAACTGAAGGCGTCGATCAAAAAACAACGTACACGTCCTATTCTGTCGGACCGCTGATCCGGTACTATTTTCACCTGGGAAACCAGTGGGCCATTTTCCCGGAAGCAAGTTATAGCTATGGCTGGACGGTGACCAAAGGCTACTCCTATCTCAGTGGCGACATAGTCCCCGTTACGTATCGCGGGAACACACGAAATTTACAAGGCGGCCTGGGATTGGTCTATTTTCTCAACCCCAACATTGGTGTGGAAGGAAAATTTCGCTATCAGTCCATGCGCGATACCTACAATCGCACCGACGTTGGGCTGGATCATACCGACAACAATGCCTTTGACTTCACGATAGGTTTGCAAGTATACCTCTTCAGAAATACCCAATAG
- a CDS encoding DUF4403 family protein: MKLGAIVTFCGLAAATLLVQCERVRPEPPKPTRLETELTPPRSTVVIPVYYHVDSLEATINNKVKGTFLKKWMVLNEKGDSLYLETTRTGRINIAWDKHALTSSFPLHVSGKFIKHLGGIVIKNSEPVEMEVVLNLVTQVGIGKDWNLKLESKLKLIRWVKDPVLKVAMVKVNLRKKVEEAIALHQEQLIGKMDDALRDRLNTRKVIVKIWNDLQKPIRINKKSMPVWLKPYAHDLKAKLSQSGSFMVLEVELEATIQTILEDEDILPSNTTLPAYKPKTSAADSLKIFVLATLPFEKINAILEKELKGKTITAEGYSATVKDVSAYGTDDGLALKIQVKGDVVGNVYLRGTPYYDTTKAVFSVKDFRFDVDSENALITTADWMLHDNALGFVQEKLSIDVQPLIDQVPDLIENGIEKGKSGEKINVFVDRLDLVPQQLVITRKNIQVILKGTGKASIGLERKVFAGKKRKKKA; this comes from the coding sequence ATGAAGTTAGGAGCTATCGTCACATTTTGTGGTCTTGCGGCGGCGACGCTCCTTGTTCAATGCGAGCGGGTGAGACCCGAGCCTCCCAAACCTACCCGGCTGGAAACAGAACTGACACCGCCACGCTCCACGGTAGTGATACCGGTATACTATCATGTCGACAGCCTGGAAGCCACCATCAATAATAAAGTGAAGGGCACTTTTTTAAAGAAATGGATGGTGTTGAATGAAAAGGGCGACAGCCTTTACCTGGAAACAACCCGCACCGGGCGGATCAACATCGCCTGGGACAAGCATGCCCTCACCAGTTCGTTCCCACTGCATGTCTCGGGCAAGTTCATCAAGCACCTCGGGGGCATCGTGATAAAAAATTCAGAGCCCGTGGAAATGGAGGTTGTGCTGAACCTGGTCACCCAGGTGGGCATCGGCAAAGACTGGAACCTGAAGCTGGAGTCGAAGCTGAAACTCATCCGCTGGGTGAAAGACCCGGTGCTGAAGGTGGCGATGGTGAAAGTGAACTTGCGCAAGAAAGTGGAGGAGGCCATCGCCTTACACCAGGAGCAACTCATCGGAAAAATGGACGACGCGTTGCGCGACCGGTTGAACACGCGAAAGGTCATTGTCAAAATCTGGAACGATCTGCAGAAGCCAATTCGCATCAATAAGAAAAGTATGCCCGTGTGGCTCAAGCCCTATGCGCACGACCTGAAAGCGAAACTCTCGCAAAGTGGTTCGTTCATGGTGCTGGAGGTGGAGTTGGAGGCGACGATACAAACCATCCTGGAAGACGAAGACATTCTCCCGTCCAACACCACCCTGCCCGCCTACAAACCCAAGACCTCGGCCGCCGACAGTTTGAAGATCTTCGTGCTGGCCACGCTGCCCTTTGAAAAGATCAACGCCATCCTGGAAAAAGAATTAAAGGGAAAGACCATTACCGCCGAGGGCTACTCGGCAACGGTAAAAGATGTATCGGCCTATGGCACCGACGATGGCCTGGCCTTGAAGATCCAGGTGAAGGGCGATGTGGTAGGCAATGTCTACCTGCGGGGTACTCCTTATTATGACACTACAAAGGCCGTGTTCTCGGTAAAAGACTTCCGGTTTGATGTGGATTCTGAAAATGCGCTGATCACGACAGCCGATTGGATGCTGCACGACAACGCGCTGGGCTTTGTCCAGGAAAAGCTCTCGATCGATGTTCAACCGCTCATTGACCAGGTGCCGGATCTCATTGAAAACGGCATCGAAAAGGGCAAGTCGGGTGAGAAGATCAATGTTTTTGTGGACCGGCTTGATTTGGTCCCGCAGCAATTGGTGATCACGCGAAAAAACATACAGGTCATCCTAAAGGGCACCGGCAAGGCCTCGATCGGCCTGGAGCGAAAGGTCTTTGCCGGCAAAAAGCGTAAAAAGAAGGCTTAG
- a CDS encoding DUF4260 domain-containing protein, protein MKNLLRLEEALEFFLAIFLLQSLPQPGWLYAILFLAPDLSMLGYIVNTRIGAACYNVAHHKGLAIALYVAGVYFQMPWVAFTGLLLFGHSALDRILGYGLKYPDHFKHTHLGWLPEPKKNR, encoded by the coding sequence ATGAAAAATCTGCTCCGGTTAGAAGAAGCCCTGGAATTTTTTCTCGCCATTTTTCTCCTCCAGTCCCTTCCCCAGCCGGGATGGCTATACGCCATACTCTTTCTTGCGCCCGACCTGAGCATGTTGGGCTATATCGTTAATACACGGATCGGCGCGGCCTGCTATAATGTAGCGCATCACAAAGGACTGGCCATCGCGTTGTATGTGGCGGGAGTTTATTTTCAAATGCCCTGGGTGGCCTTTACAGGACTACTTTTATTCGGACACAGCGCCCTCGACAGGATCCTCGGCTATGGGTTGAAATATCCGGATCACTTCAAGCACACACATTTGGGGTGGCTTCCGGAACCGAAGAAAAATCGATAG
- a CDS encoding VOC family protein translates to MKQNLIQLALVVADYDEAIAFYVDKLKFTLLEDTTLSETKRWVRVAPPGSEGCCLLLAKAASDEQKSRVGNQTGGRVFLFLHTDDIKRDHENLKAQGVTIVRPPQTESYGTVLVFADLYGNLWDLIEPPTK, encoded by the coding sequence ATGAAACAAAACCTGATTCAACTCGCCCTGGTGGTTGCCGACTACGATGAAGCCATTGCCTTTTATGTCGACAAACTGAAATTTACTCTTTTGGAAGATACTACGCTAAGCGAGACAAAACGCTGGGTTAGGGTGGCGCCGCCCGGTTCGGAAGGATGTTGCCTGTTGTTGGCGAAGGCTGCCAGCGATGAACAGAAAAGCAGGGTAGGCAATCAAACCGGTGGAAGGGTCTTTCTGTTCCTTCACACCGACGATATCAAAAGAGATCATGAAAACCTGAAAGCGCAAGGCGTCACCATTGTCAGACCACCGCAGACCGAGTCTTATGGCACGGTGCTGGTCTTCGCCGACTTGTATGGAAACCTGTGGGACCTGATTGAACCACCAACAAAATGA
- a CDS encoding amidohydrolase family protein produces the protein MKKLLPVLLALMAFSIHAQEKVEKAPIVKEGEGPYTQLIIRGVMLIDGTGAPPIGPTDIVVKQNKIVSIQTVGYPGVAINSEKRPKLEAGGKELNAEGMYLMPGFIDMHGHIGGSQAPSAEYVFKLWMGHGITTIREPSAGNGLDWVLEEKRLSAENRITAPRIWAYTVFGQGSKDPISTPQQAIDWVILNKNKGADGIKFFGARPEIMDAALRKNKELGLRSACHHAQVDVARWNVVNSAKAGLTSMEHWYGLPEALFTARTIQDYPLDYNYQNEQHRFSEAGKLWKQAAPPYSEHWNEVMNELLSLDFTLDPTFNIYEASRDLHRARRAEWHEEYTLPSLWAFYQPSKISHGSYWHEWGTEQEVNWRENYQLWMTFVNEYKNRGGRVTTGSDSGFIFQLYGFAYIRELELLREAGFHPLEIIRSATLYGAQALGKDKEVGSVEVGKLADFVIVEENPLKNLQVLYGTGAIKLTEDNKVVRVGGVKYTIKDGIVYDAKKLLADVRKMVADEKQKSGFVLKQPGTN, from the coding sequence ATGAAGAAGTTACTACCCGTCCTGCTCGCCCTCATGGCCTTTTCCATCCATGCACAGGAAAAAGTTGAAAAAGCGCCCATCGTAAAAGAAGGAGAGGGGCCATATACGCAGCTCATCATCCGCGGCGTGATGCTCATCGACGGCACCGGTGCGCCGCCCATTGGGCCCACCGACATTGTGGTGAAGCAAAATAAGATCGTTTCGATACAAACCGTGGGCTATCCGGGTGTTGCTATCAACAGCGAAAAACGGCCCAAGCTGGAAGCGGGAGGGAAAGAGCTGAACGCCGAAGGCATGTACCTCATGCCCGGTTTCATCGACATGCACGGCCACATTGGTGGCTCACAAGCGCCCAGTGCCGAATATGTTTTCAAACTGTGGATGGGCCACGGCATCACTACCATACGCGAACCTTCGGCCGGCAACGGGCTGGATTGGGTGTTGGAAGAAAAAAGACTGAGCGCCGAGAACCGCATCACGGCACCACGCATCTGGGCCTACACGGTTTTTGGCCAAGGCAGCAAAGATCCCATCAGCACACCACAGCAAGCCATCGACTGGGTGATCTTAAATAAGAACAAAGGCGCCGACGGCATCAAATTTTTTGGTGCCCGACCCGAGATCATGGACGCTGCCCTCCGGAAGAACAAAGAGCTGGGTCTGCGCTCGGCATGTCACCACGCTCAAGTGGATGTGGCCCGTTGGAACGTAGTGAACTCTGCGAAGGCGGGACTGACGTCGATGGAACATTGGTACGGTTTGCCCGAAGCGCTCTTCACCGCACGCACCATCCAGGACTATCCCCTCGACTACAACTATCAAAACGAACAACACCGCTTTTCCGAAGCCGGCAAACTTTGGAAGCAAGCCGCACCACCGTATAGCGAGCACTGGAACGAAGTGATGAACGAATTGCTGTCGCTTGACTTCACGCTCGATCCCACCTTCAATATCTATGAAGCGAGCCGCGATCTGCACCGCGCCCGTCGCGCCGAATGGCACGAAGAGTACACGCTGCCGTCGCTGTGGGCATTTTATCAACCCAGCAAAATTTCGCACGGCTCCTACTGGCACGAATGGGGCACAGAACAAGAGGTGAACTGGCGAGAAAACTATCAGCTCTGGATGACCTTCGTGAACGAATATAAAAACCGCGGCGGACGCGTTACCACAGGATCCGATTCTGGTTTCATTTTTCAACTCTATGGTTTTGCCTACATCCGCGAGTTGGAGTTGTTGCGTGAAGCAGGATTCCACCCGCTAGAGATCATTCGCTCAGCTACCTTATATGGAGCGCAAGCCCTCGGAAAAGACAAAGAGGTTGGTTCTGTTGAAGTAGGCAAGCTGGCTGACTTTGTTATCGTCGAAGAAAATCCCCTAAAGAATCTACAGGTGCTCTATGGCACCGGCGCCATAAAGCTGACCGAAGATAATAAAGTGGTCCGTGTTGGCGGTGTCAAATACACTATCAAGGACGGCATTGTCTATGACGCCAAAAAGCTTCTTGCAGATGTTCGAAAAATGGTAGCCGACGAAAAACAAAAGAGTGGGTTTGTCCTAAAACAGCCCGGCACCAACTAG
- a CDS encoding CPBP family intramembrane glutamic endopeptidase, which translates to MSERTTPTPAYHTNATRTTEIVAVVLTGFGKFLFVDWLHLKFWYVTTACLLWIAYILYRIKTNRDVPAYWGFRKEGFRNSLRWIGPVSLVALVAFIVLGTARETLVFNWHILPIMILYPLWGTIQQFLIIGLIARNMEDWEGRKAGKAAIVVVSSIVFSIVHFPSIPLVVATALLAIGYTIIYLQYRNLWILGLFHGWLGCFFYFFVLGRDPWLEFVSAVL; encoded by the coding sequence TTGAGCGAGCGAACAACGCCCACCCCTGCCTACCACACGAATGCTACCCGAACGACCGAGATCGTCGCCGTTGTGCTGACCGGCTTTGGTAAATTTTTGTTCGTGGATTGGCTCCATCTGAAATTCTGGTATGTCACGACGGCGTGCCTGTTGTGGATCGCCTACATCCTGTATCGCATCAAAACAAACCGAGATGTTCCGGCGTACTGGGGTTTCAGAAAAGAAGGCTTTCGAAACAGCCTGCGCTGGATCGGGCCGGTGTCGCTCGTCGCGCTGGTTGCTTTCATCGTTCTTGGCACCGCGAGGGAAACATTGGTTTTCAATTGGCATATCCTTCCCATCATGATCCTCTACCCGTTGTGGGGAACGATCCAACAATTCCTCATCATCGGGTTGATCGCGCGAAATATGGAGGATTGGGAGGGACGTAAAGCGGGGAAGGCCGCGATCGTTGTGGTCAGTTCAATCGTGTTTTCGATCGTTCATTTCCCGTCGATACCTTTAGTGGTCGCCACAGCTTTGTTAGCGATCGGCTATACGATTATTTATCTTCAATACAGGAACCTGTGGATACTGGGACTCTTTCACGGATGGCTGGGGTGTTTCTTCTATTTCTTTGTCTTGGGAAGAGATCCCTGGTTGGAATTTGTGAGTGCTGTGCTATGA